One genomic segment of Bacillus carboniphilus includes these proteins:
- a CDS encoding response regulator transcription factor — translation MIRIVIAEDQQLLLGAFGSLLSLEEDMEVVGKASNGEEAVALVKELNPDVCIMDIEMPGKTGLEAAEEIKGMDCKVIILTTFARSGYFQRALKAGVSGYFLKDSPSEDLASSIRSVVAGKRIYAPELIEDVYADDNPLTDREKEVLELVADGKDTKEIAAKLQIKTGTVRNYISIILEKLGVKNRIEAITYFKEKGWFK, via the coding sequence ATGATTCGAATCGTGATCGCTGAAGACCAGCAGCTTTTATTAGGAGCCTTTGGGTCATTACTTAGTTTGGAAGAGGATATGGAAGTAGTAGGTAAGGCTTCAAATGGTGAAGAAGCGGTAGCTCTTGTGAAAGAACTCAATCCGGATGTCTGTATTATGGATATAGAAATGCCGGGAAAAACAGGTCTTGAAGCCGCAGAAGAAATAAAAGGCATGGATTGCAAGGTTATCATTTTAACGACCTTTGCACGTTCTGGCTATTTTCAACGTGCTTTGAAGGCTGGTGTAAGTGGCTATTTCTTAAAAGATAGTCCAAGCGAGGATTTGGCGAGCTCCATCCGCAGTGTTGTGGCCGGGAAACGCATTTATGCTCCCGAGCTAATTGAGGATGTTTATGCTGATGACAACCCACTAACGGACCGAGAAAAGGAAGTGCTGGAACTCGTTGCAGATGGGAAGGACACGAAGGAAATTGCCGCCAAGCTCCAAATTAAAACGGGAACCGTTCGAAACTATATTTCTATTATTTTGGAAAAGCTGGGTGTCAAGAACCGAATTGAGGCCATAACGTATTTTAAGGAAAAAGGGTGGTTTAAGTAG
- the cidR gene encoding cidABC operon transcriptional activator CidR, translated as MDIKHLQYFIEVSNFKSFSKAADYLFITQPTISKMIKNLETELGVTLFDRSRKQLSLTDAGRIILEQAKLIDKAFNNLETELDNLLELKKGKIRIGLPPIFDAHFFLKVVGLFHETYPGITFQLVEDGSKRIEEDVENGLLDVGVIVLPTKNELFNYFAFMEEDLRLLLPPSHSLASKNEVNLAELAEESFILFNKDFVMNDRIIMSCKQAGFTPHIISESSQWSFIEEMVASNLGVSLLPESICRHLKQHVQTVKVANPSIRWKLALIWSKEHYLSYAAKEWLQFFQEQYTDTN; from the coding sequence TTGGATATTAAGCATCTTCAATACTTTATTGAAGTTTCAAATTTCAAGAGTTTTTCAAAAGCCGCGGATTATTTGTTTATAACCCAACCAACCATTAGCAAAATGATCAAGAATTTAGAAACAGAGTTAGGCGTCACCTTATTTGACCGGTCTCGTAAACAACTATCATTAACTGACGCTGGCCGAATCATATTGGAACAAGCCAAGCTCATAGACAAAGCCTTTAATAATCTAGAAACCGAGTTAGATAACCTTTTAGAGCTTAAAAAAGGAAAAATCCGTATTGGACTTCCCCCGATTTTTGATGCCCACTTTTTTCTAAAAGTCGTTGGTTTATTTCATGAAACGTACCCTGGAATTACCTTTCAACTCGTTGAAGATGGTTCTAAAAGAATTGAAGAGGATGTGGAGAATGGCTTACTAGATGTAGGGGTCATTGTTCTTCCTACCAAAAATGAGTTATTCAACTATTTCGCATTTATGGAGGAGGACCTGCGTCTATTGTTACCTCCCTCTCATTCGCTAGCTTCTAAAAATGAAGTCAACTTAGCTGAATTAGCAGAGGAATCATTTATCTTATTTAATAAAGATTTTGTTATGAATGACCGTATTATCATGTCATGCAAACAAGCTGGCTTTACCCCACATATTATCTCAGAAAGTTCACAATGGTCCTTTATTGAAGAAATGGTTGCTAGCAATTTAGGTGTTTCTCTTTTACCGGAAAGTATTTGTAGACACTTAAAGCAACACGTTCAAACTGTAAAAGTAGCCAATCCCTCGATTCGTTGGAAATTGGCGCTCATTTGGTCAAAGGAACATTATCTTTCATACGCAGCCAAAGAATGGTTGCAGTTCTTCCAAGAACAATACACTGATACAAATTAA
- a CDS encoding sensor histidine kinase, with protein MIKQYVTFQKNSGISPYIWIILCILPFYFIFQTDSTLKIIVGILLTIVFFILYRIAFFAKGWPVYLWTFILIGISITSTSLFSYVYFAFFLAHYIGNIRDRVTFLILYFVHLISTSISINFGIIQQDEFFLKQLPFVIVIWIAVILLPFNIHNKNEKEQLEEKLEDANKRIRVLGILEERHRIARDLHDTLGQKLSLIGLKSDLARRLISKNPEQARNELKDVQHTARTTLNEVRKMVSSMRGIRLKDELVEVKKVLDAAEIELDIEESKLANVSLLTENILSMCIKEAVNNIVKHSGATKCSIFIEQTWTDTIITIKDNGSFKKKNDDEQKGHGLIGMKERVEFVNGKMEIETEDGTTLIFTVPNDVKQTDKEEF; from the coding sequence ATGATTAAACAATATGTGACCTTTCAAAAGAATAGTGGGATCTCTCCTTATATATGGATCATTCTTTGCATTTTACCTTTTTACTTTATCTTTCAAACCGATTCAACCCTAAAAATCATTGTAGGAATCCTGCTAACCATTGTCTTTTTTATCCTATATCGAATCGCTTTTTTTGCAAAAGGTTGGCCGGTATATTTATGGACCTTTATTTTAATCGGGATATCGATTACCTCAACGAGTCTCTTTAGTTACGTATACTTTGCGTTTTTCTTAGCGCATTATATTGGGAACATTCGGGATCGGGTTACCTTTCTGATTCTCTATTTTGTTCATTTAATTAGTACATCCATTTCTATAAATTTTGGAATCATCCAACAAGACGAATTCTTCCTTAAGCAGCTGCCTTTTGTCATTGTCATTTGGATTGCAGTTATCTTGCTACCATTTAATATTCATAATAAAAATGAGAAGGAGCAGCTTGAGGAAAAATTAGAGGATGCAAATAAAAGAATTCGTGTGCTTGGTATTTTAGAAGAGAGACATCGAATTGCAAGAGATCTTCATGATACGCTAGGGCAAAAGCTTTCCTTAATTGGCCTTAAAAGTGACTTGGCCAGAAGACTTATTTCTAAAAATCCAGAACAAGCACGAAATGAACTAAAGGATGTTCAGCATACAGCAAGGACAACATTAAATGAAGTTCGGAAAATGGTATCGTCCATGAGGGGAATTCGATTAAAGGATGAGTTAGTTGAAGTGAAAAAGGTGTTAGATGCGGCAGAAATCGAGTTGGACATTGAAGAATCGAAGTTAGCGAATGTTTCTCTTTTAACTGAAAACATATTAAGTATGTGTATTAAAGAGGCCGTAAACAATATTGTGAAACATAGTGGAGCAACCAAATGTTCTATTTTTATTGAACAAACCTGGACGGATACCATTATTACAATCAAAGATAATGGGTCATTTAAAAAGAAAAACGACGACGAGCAAAAAGGCCATGGATTGATTGGAATGAAAGAGCGAGTCGAGTTTGTTAATGGAAAAATGGAAATAGAAACAGAAGACGGAACTACATTGATATTTACGGTACCAAATGATGTCAAGCAGACAGATAAGGAGGAGTTCTAA
- a CDS encoding Zn-dependent hydrolase — translation MVNSERLWSRIQELALIGKTVDDGVNRFSYTLEEHAANEKVKQFMEEAGLEVSYDAVGNLIGSKAGEEDLPTILIGSHVDTVPNGGKFDGALGVLTGIEVMQSLQEQGINLRHPVKVIAFKDEEGTRFGFGLLGSRAVAGHLTHEDLERKDQQGISIREAMLERGFNPDKLHTAEMDHVKLYLELHIEQGKILESQGVSVGNVTGIAGPLWLKVKVVGEAEHAGATPMGQRKDPLVAASLMIAEIEKLASSYPDAVATVGSLSLTPGGVNVIPGTVEFTIDLRDVQEDIRDRLESQIREFADQIGRDRNIEVVIEELQRVSPVLCSDDIQAVIQESISELEVPVVSLPSGAGHDAMQFNGLFPVGMIFVRSKDGISHNPKEFTSREDAKAGADVMLKTLLKLDQE, via the coding sequence ATGGTAAATAGTGAACGTCTTTGGAGTAGAATTCAAGAGCTTGCTTTGATTGGGAAAACGGTCGATGATGGGGTGAATCGCTTTTCTTATACGTTGGAAGAGCATGCAGCCAATGAGAAAGTAAAACAGTTTATGGAGGAAGCTGGATTAGAGGTTTCTTATGATGCTGTTGGTAATTTGATAGGGTCAAAAGCTGGTGAAGAGGATTTACCAACTATTTTAATAGGTTCTCACGTAGATACTGTTCCAAACGGGGGCAAGTTTGATGGTGCCCTAGGTGTTTTGACTGGTATTGAAGTCATGCAGTCACTTCAGGAACAAGGAATCAATCTTCGCCATCCAGTGAAAGTTATTGCGTTTAAGGATGAGGAGGGTACTCGGTTCGGGTTTGGCCTTTTAGGAAGTCGTGCTGTCGCTGGTCATCTTACACATGAGGATTTAGAGCGAAAAGATCAACAAGGCATTTCCATTCGCGAAGCCATGCTCGAGCGTGGATTTAATCCTGATAAACTACACACTGCCGAGATGGACCATGTGAAGCTTTATCTTGAACTACATATTGAACAAGGAAAAATATTGGAGAGTCAAGGTGTTTCAGTTGGAAACGTAACGGGAATCGCAGGACCTCTCTGGCTAAAAGTAAAAGTCGTTGGTGAAGCAGAGCATGCAGGTGCAACACCAATGGGCCAACGAAAGGACCCTCTTGTAGCGGCCAGCCTCATGATAGCAGAAATTGAAAAACTAGCAAGTAGCTACCCGGATGCCGTTGCAACAGTTGGCTCTTTGTCTCTAACCCCAGGCGGTGTAAACGTTATTCCAGGAACTGTTGAATTTACCATCGACCTTCGCGATGTTCAGGAAGATATCCGCGACCGACTTGAGAGTCAAATCCGAGAATTTGCTGATCAAATTGGTAGAGACCGAAATATTGAAGTGGTAATAGAAGAATTACAGCGCGTTTCTCCTGTCCTTTGCTCGGATGACATTCAAGCTGTTATTCAGGAAAGTATTTCTGAACTAGAAGTGCCAGTGGTTTCTTTACCAAGTGGTGCTGGTCATGATGCAATGCAATTTAATGGCCTTTTCCCAGTTGGAATGATTTTTGTCCGTTCTAAGGATGGAATTAGTCATAACCCAAAAGAGTTTACCTCTAGGGAAGATGCGAAAGCTGGAGCAGATGTAATGCTGAAGACGTTGTTGAAGCTAGATCAAGAGTAG
- a CDS encoding excisionase family DNA-binding protein, which translates to MYLTVKEIAEYLSLEESYIENLILQKKIRAVHDGEQYLVNKEQFNLHLEQMEQYKKLMAEYLSEPIPEDSDVKDED; encoded by the coding sequence ATGTACTTGACGGTAAAAGAAATTGCAGAATATTTATCTCTGGAAGAATCTTATATCGAGAACCTAATCCTACAGAAGAAAATTCGAGCTGTTCATGATGGGGAACAATACCTAGTAAATAAAGAACAATTCAATTTACACTTGGAGCAAATGGAGCAATATAAGAAATTGATGGCTGAATATTTGAGTGAGCCCATTCCAGAGGATTCTGATGTGAAGGATGAAGATTAG
- a CDS encoding acyl-CoA thioesterase produces the protein MEAKKVKESRIINTDQVLSCDLNNYNTLFGGVLMKKLDSAATLSARRHSRVKECVTASTDSIDFLCPIHQTDSVCIESFVTYTGKTSMEIFCKVIAEDMLTGERRMAATAFLTFVALDQDKKPVEVPSVLPETEEEKFLYDTAKERAEIRRLRREKSKELAEYLTVKKPWDQ, from the coding sequence ATGGAAGCTAAAAAAGTGAAAGAAAGTCGAATTATAAATACAGATCAAGTTCTATCTTGTGATTTAAATAACTATAATACCCTTTTCGGTGGAGTATTGATGAAGAAATTAGACAGTGCAGCCACACTATCAGCTAGACGTCATTCAAGGGTGAAAGAATGTGTAACTGCATCTACCGACTCTATTGATTTTTTATGTCCTATTCATCAAACAGATTCAGTTTGTATTGAGTCTTTTGTTACGTATACAGGAAAAACTTCAATGGAAATCTTCTGTAAAGTTATTGCTGAAGATATGTTAACAGGAGAACGTAGAATGGCTGCCACAGCTTTTCTAACGTTTGTTGCATTAGATCAAGATAAAAAGCCAGTTGAAGTGCCAAGTGTCTTGCCTGAAACGGAAGAAGAAAAATTCCTATATGATACAGCGAAGGAAAGAGCTGAAATACGAAGATTAAGAAGAGAAAAAAGTAAGGAACTGGCTGAGTACCTTACAGTGAAAAAACCTTGGGACCAATAG
- a CDS encoding fatty acid desaturase, producing MGEKVDKQKQKMLRKQVAPYEKADTRKSVIQTINTLVPFFVIWILAYQSLSVSYFLTLGLAVVGAGLLTRMFIIFHDCCHHSFFKNRKANKILGTITGILTLFPYHQWQHDHSIHHATSSNLDKRGTGDIWVLTVDEYVSASLFTKIRYRLYRNPFVMFGLGPTYVFLFKNRFNKKGAKREERINLYITNIAIAVIVTILCLTIGWQAFLLVQGPLFLVAGSIGVWLFYVQHTFEDSYFEPNDKWDYVLAAVEGSSFYKLPKVLQWFTGNIGFHHVHHLSPRVPNYNLEDAHNNTEELQHVPTITLRTSLSSLKFRLWDEEQKKFVRYKDIKAMPDMKRALAQTKS from the coding sequence ATGGGTGAAAAAGTGGATAAACAAAAGCAAAAAATGTTAAGAAAGCAAGTAGCACCTTATGAAAAAGCAGATACAAGGAAGAGTGTCATACAGACTATAAACACTTTAGTTCCTTTTTTTGTCATATGGATTCTTGCGTATCAAAGTCTATCCGTTTCTTATTTTCTGACTTTAGGACTTGCGGTTGTTGGAGCAGGCCTATTAACTAGAATGTTTATAATATTCCATGACTGTTGTCATCACTCTTTCTTTAAAAATAGAAAGGCGAATAAAATCCTGGGGACGATTACAGGAATACTTACACTCTTCCCATATCATCAATGGCAGCATGACCATTCTATTCATCATGCAACAAGCTCAAATCTAGACAAAAGAGGAACAGGTGACATTTGGGTGCTTACGGTGGATGAGTACGTGTCAGCATCGCTCTTCACAAAAATACGTTACCGTTTATATCGTAACCCTTTTGTCATGTTTGGCTTAGGACCAACGTATGTATTCTTATTTAAAAATCGTTTTAATAAAAAAGGTGCGAAACGTGAAGAACGCATTAACTTATATATTACTAATATTGCCATTGCAGTTATCGTGACAATCCTTTGTTTAACGATTGGCTGGCAAGCATTTTTGCTGGTACAAGGACCTTTATTCTTAGTAGCAGGATCTATTGGTGTGTGGTTGTTCTATGTACAACATACATTTGAAGACTCTTACTTTGAACCGAATGACAAATGGGATTACGTGTTAGCAGCTGTAGAAGGTAGTTCTTTCTACAAGCTTCCAAAGGTTCTTCAATGGTTTACTGGTAACATTGGGTTTCATCATGTTCATCATTTAAGCCCACGTGTTCCTAATTACAACCTAGAAGATGCTCACAATAATACAGAAGAATTGCAACATGTACCAACAATAACATTAAGAACAAGCCTTTCATCGTTAAAGTTCCGATTATGGGATGAAGAGCAAAAGAAGTTTGTTCGTTATAAAGACATTAAAGCAATGCCAGATATGAAAAGAGCTTTAGCTCAAACAAAGTCATAA